In Candidatus Gastranaerophilales bacterium, a single genomic region encodes these proteins:
- the lpxB gene encoding lipid-A-disaccharide synthase: MKKLFIITGEHSGDKHAANVVKEIQKSGQYIEIQAVGGKNLSDTGIKLFADHSKMSAVGLGFKIIIDHIMLGKRIVDYLKNDFKPDMVLLVDYGGFNLSIAKVLKKLDIKVYYYIPPQIWASRKWRLNTVKKYIDKVITIFPFENKMYKDAGVDVEFSGHPLLEEVPPKANKDAFFDEFDLDKNKKLVSIFPGSRSFEIKELLKIFVKASDIIKKEDDNVQFVICQAPTIKDDWFKDKIPSDIKIIKNKNYELLSISDALMLASGTVALEAALYETPMIISYRGPWLFYLIYLLVRCIKMVSLPNIIMDDKIIPELIQSNAKPVIIANHILNILHDAGYRNNMVTSLKNVKEKLSEENSAKKTSTIILNNI, from the coding sequence ATGAAAAAACTTTTTATAATTACAGGAGAACACTCAGGCGACAAACACGCAGCTAATGTAGTTAAAGAAATTCAAAAATCAGGTCAATATATAGAAATTCAAGCTGTGGGAGGCAAAAACCTATCCGATACCGGCATAAAATTATTTGCAGACCATTCAAAAATGTCTGCCGTCGGTTTGGGATTTAAAATAATAATTGACCACATTATGCTCGGCAAAAGAATTGTTGACTATTTAAAAAATGACTTCAAGCCTGATATGGTACTGCTTGTAGATTATGGCGGTTTCAACCTTAGCATCGCAAAAGTACTGAAAAAACTCGATATCAAAGTATATTATTATATTCCGCCTCAAATTTGGGCATCTAGAAAATGGCGTCTTAACACTGTCAAAAAATATATCGATAAAGTAATCACTATTTTTCCTTTTGAAAATAAAATGTACAAAGATGCAGGAGTCGATGTTGAATTTTCAGGGCATCCTCTTTTAGAAGAAGTACCTCCAAAAGCTAACAAAGACGCTTTCTTTGATGAATTCGACTTAGACAAAAACAAAAAACTTGTATCCATCTTCCCCGGCTCAAGAAGTTTTGAAATCAAAGAACTTTTAAAAATTTTCGTCAAAGCTTCTGACATAATAAAAAAAGAAGACGACAACGTCCAATTCGTCATCTGTCAAGCTCCGACAATTAAAGATGATTGGTTTAAAGACAAAATCCCTTCTGATATAAAAATTATTAAAAACAAAAATTATGAACTTTTGTCAATTTCTGACGCTCTAATGTTAGCATCAGGAACTGTTGCTCTTGAAGCAGCCTTATACGAAACGCCTATGATTATTAGCTATAGAGGACCTTGGCTATTTTACTTAATCTATCTTTTGGTTCGCTGTATAAAAATGGTATCGCTTCCGAATATAATCATGGACGACAAAATAATACCTGAATTAATTCAAAGCAACGCAAAACCAGTCATAATAGCTAACCACATACTTAACATTCTCCATGATGCAGGCTATCGCAATAACATGGTCACTTCATTAAAAAATGTTAAAGAAAAACTTTCGGAAGAAAACTCGGCTAAAAAAACTTCAACTATCATACTAAATAATATATAA
- the lpxI gene encoding UDP-2,3-diacylglucosamine diphosphatase LpxI (LpxI, functionally equivalent to LpxH, replaces it in LPS biosynthesis in a minority of bacteria.) codes for MSITLEKIQGLIAGDGELPVQLAENAKKNGFQVIAISLSSDNRNDLKKHCEKVYSFGPGEIGKIREALVAENVKQLTFIGKVHKGLVLKRPKFDSRAIELLKQAKRLNDDAVMMLAVQELESVGITVLDQTLFIKNLMVPTGVLGKTRPSESQIEDVNYGFWLAKEMGKVDVGQSVVIKDKMVMAVEAIEGTDKCIERGAKYAKKGAVIVKVAKPSQDKRFDIPAFGLRTLKMMKKCGANLIAVEAGETIIVDQQKTIEFADKNNIVVMAV; via the coding sequence GTGTCTATTACATTAGAAAAAATACAAGGTTTAATTGCAGGTGACGGAGAATTACCTGTGCAACTTGCTGAAAATGCCAAGAAAAACGGCTTTCAAGTAATTGCAATTTCTCTTTCATCAGATAACAGAAACGATTTAAAAAAACATTGCGAAAAAGTCTACAGTTTTGGCCCCGGTGAAATCGGCAAAATAAGAGAAGCTCTTGTTGCAGAAAATGTTAAACAATTAACTTTTATAGGCAAAGTTCACAAGGGTTTAGTTTTAAAAAGACCTAAATTTGATTCAAGAGCAATAGAATTATTAAAACAAGCAAAAAGACTCAACGATGACGCGGTAATGATGCTTGCTGTTCAAGAATTGGAATCTGTAGGGATAACAGTTCTCGACCAAACATTGTTTATAAAAAACTTAATGGTTCCAACTGGCGTTCTCGGAAAAACTCGTCCTTCTGAATCTCAAATAGAAGATGTAAATTACGGTTTTTGGCTCGCTAAAGAAATGGGCAAAGTCGATGTGGGACAATCCGTTGTAATTAAAGACAAAATGGTTATGGCTGTTGAAGCAATAGAAGGCACAGATAAATGTATCGAACGTGGTGCAAAATATGCAAAAAAAGGTGCCGTCATCGTTAAAGTGGCAAAGCCATCTCAGGATAAAAGGTTCGACATTCCCGCTTTCGGATTAAGAACACTTAAAATGATGAAAAAATGCGGTGCAAATCTTATCGCCGTTGAAGCGGGTGAAACGATAATTGTTGACCAACAAAAAACAATTGAATTTGCCGATAAAAATAACATTGTGGTTATGGCGGTATGA